The region TGGGGTTTCACCTCTCTTTGCTAAAGTTATTTAGGCTCAGCTCTGTCCCCTTTAGTGGCTGGGAGAAGAGAATTATTGTCACTTCTTGTGTTTGGGACACGATTCTGTGATAAATAAACAATTCCAGCTGCTTGAACCTGGGATGCTGGGGTGGGGATTTTGGCGTGTGTGAAGCGAGAGCTCTGAATTCCCGTCTCTAGGGACAGTTCCCACCTGGatggcagcaggcaggtggcaTTTCCCTGTGACAAGGGACACCAAGCGCTGCCGTACCCCCGGGTCTGGAGGTGTCACCCTCTCCCTTTGATTTCCACGGGCAGCTGATTAAACCGACGGCTCTGACAGGAGCTGTGTGCGAGAATTTTAACTAGCTGCTGCTTTTTAATATTCACTTCCTCCTCGGGTTTAATTATTTTGTTCCTGCGTTTTCCCTTTCAATTTACTAAAACTCCAGAAATGTAATTAGGGagaggctgagctgcagaagctgccagCGCTTCTCGGCCGTGATGAAAcggagcagccctgcctccagcGCGGGCTGCAGGACAGGATTCCAGTCATCATCCCCTTATCCGGGCAGGATCTGCGCCGCGCCGGGATCCGAGCTATTGAAAATGCAGCACTAATTAAACTCCCCTATCAGGAGAGGATGAAAACGCAGttatttcattatttcctgGATTTGCCAGCTCTGTGACGGACCCAAACAAACCGGCTGCAAACAAAGCCCGGCTCAATCACGGGGGAGACTTAATGAGGCTTTAATTTGTGCGCGAGGTGCGCTCCCCTCTGCCCGTGCCAGGGGCACCTGTGGAGCCCATTTCCCACCCGGAGAGCCCCGGGAACGCTGTGCCACCGACTGCCACGCCAGCTCTGGGGAGAGGTCGCTTTGTGTGCCATTTAAATCGTCAAACAACGTGGCTACCACAGGTTCCCATGGTTTCCTTGTGAAATGGTCATTTTTTGGTTGCAGCCAATTAAGGATCCGTTCTCTCCCGCTGGTGTTTCCACCCCTCGCagccctcctgctgccacagcccctctggagGTTTCTCCTGTCGCAGCAGCCCCGGCTGTGTCACCTCAGCGCGCCCCAGGGGACgctcggggctggggacagccagagctgctggatccTGCAGTCCCTGAGCCGCGCAGGGCTGAGCATCCTCCGGCAAGGGGATGGAGAGACTCgagttttgtaatttttttaaatttgtatttgCTGCAGCCCTTCTCCTGCGGGTGGGATTCGCAGGGGAGCAGCAAAACCTGAGCGGGAGGCTGaggccagcagtgccagctccccTTCCCTGCGCACCCGGGGGCAGGAGGGCGAGGGAAGCACGCccgcctccagcagctcctcaggtggCGACGGGCTAAGCAGTGATTTTCCTGTGTAAATAAAATACCGGCGTCTCTTACAGAAATACATCAAATATTGATGGATTTTATGCACGTGGGGGGGAATTGGCTCCTGGCAGGGTCGAGGCAGGAGTCCAGAGGGTTGCAGGGTTTTCCTTCGGGTGGAttttcctgccctgggaggggctgggatggaattcccagaggagctgtggctgtccctggagccctgcagtgtcccaggccaggctgggcagggcttggagccctCTGGGACAGTGGGAGTGTCCctgggtggaactggatgagctttggggtccttccaacccaaacccgcTCTGgcattcccaccccaaaccgTGACAGTCAGCACGGCCCTAAATTCCGTGCAAACCCACCGGGAGCAGCCCTTCCATGAGggaattcctgctgctctgcagggacagctccctctccaaccattcccagttccctgcTCTGAACATTTCCCACCCAGgcttccttccctgcctcccaaGCACCTCCAGAAACCTTCCCTCAGTCCTTGCTGCTATGATTAAAAGCCACTTTTGTTTGGGAGAAAACAAACACCGCTTAAAACAAACGCTGCCCTGGAGGTTTCAGTCGCAGGGAATCTGCTGGGTTGCTATTTTTACCTGGATTGGAGAGGCATCAAAGCTGAttttggaggagaggaggaactCAGCCTTTAAATTGACAACGGAGAGcgagcagctccccagccctgagcgGGCTTTGGTGCTCGTTAGCAGCGGCTCCTGATGAGGCTGCTCTTGTTTTCCAGGCTGCTTTTGATCCCGCTCTCATTAAAACCTGAAATTTCCTGCTGGGGAATTgtttccccctccccacaccTCGGCCCCTGCGGGGTGGGGGAGCCCTGAGCGTTGTCCCCAAGTCCCCCAAATTCAGCTTTTCCCCTCAAACAGGAGCACGGCTTCCAGCCCGGCTCCCTCCCAGcacaaaccattccaggattttgTTTCCCCAGCCACGCTCACCACAAACAAATTAACAAACGAGGGGTTTATTGCCTTGGAATAttcagggtttgggatttttggagcagagttttctgctggcCGCGGGGAGaggcctctgctcctgccccagggctgcctcCAGGTCCCTGCTGGGGGCTCCAAACTGGGAGTTCATGAAGGGAAAATCCCAATATTTGATTCCATGTGGGGACAATTAAACCAAACCTGCAGGGAAGCAAGTCATCAAATCATCAAATCATTAAATCATCAAATCATTCACCAGCCTGGAAACCTTTTCTTGCTGTCCCCAAAACATCCTCGGGGTATTCAAAGGAAACCAAGACCCAAGGGAATAGCAACAATTCCTTATCCACCTTTGCTCTCCTGTGACCAGAAAATCATCACTTACAGGATTATCTCCATCCCTACAAAACATCCAAAATTTCGGTCCCCTCTCCAAacatttgtttggttttttttggttttttttttttttgagccatctgctgctggagctgctggagctgcaggaggagcagcggGGATGAAaggagagggagcagagctgccaaaTTCCCCCTGCGGGAGCCgggcccagctcctgcctcccaccTCCCCTTCCCGGCCCTGATCCCCCTGCCCCGGGAGAATTCCCGGGAGAATTCCAGCGGGAATTTTCCCCCGGGCAGAATTCCAGCGGGAGTTTTCCCCGTGccgggagcagcagggcaggatttcagctcccagcccggctccagggGGCTCTGCTGTGGCCGGGAAGGATTAAACACGAtgaaaagggggggaaaacgGGAGAAAAGGCGGATTTGCGGCTGGGTTTGGCTCCAGCAGCACGGCTCgagcaggggtggcactggagccgctttttgctgggattttgttgggtttctccCGGTCTTGGCTGGGAATGGTTAAAGCAGAGTTCCCCCTGCCGGTAGCTGAGGCCGGAGCGGCTGAAATCGGGATCTGAAGCCAGCAAAAGCCGGGAGGGAGGAAAACTGGGATCGGTtcagggctgctcagcttggcCCGGGGCACCCAACAAATCCCCAAATGCAGCCTGGGAATTCCCTGCGGGAATgtcctgcccagccaggccagcccCGAACATTCCAGAGCCCCACTCCTGCCCCAgaattcctgctgggaaagAGCTCCTGATCCCAAGGCTGcacaggcagagggagctcccagggctgaaaaaaccccaaaatctttGATTTACCTGGATTTGCATCCAAGAGCTGGAGAAGGTCTGGTCCAAGCTGGGGCAGGTGCAGCTCAGAGAATtctgagctgcctccagctgcacTTATTGGGAAccatggaagggaccttaaatcccaccccGGGACACCTCCCAggaccccagggctggaggggacTCCAGGAATAAACCCAACAGGCCTTGGCAGCAGGAATTAAAATCCCTTTTGCCCATCCCTGGGTGCTCTGGCAGCACTTTGTGCATCCCTGGGAGGAGTTTCCTGACGTTTTCCCCAGTCCAAGCCCTGCCttgggatgggaaagggagcagagcccaaaaCCAAGGAACAGAACCGTCCCACCCCGTTCCTTTGGGGTTTATTCCAGCTGGATCCAGGCAGGAACAGCCCCAAGGCTCCTCAGGAGGGGCCAGGAACCccagagagctgctctgggaattcctgctgcggcatcccaggggatgggacaggagctgcCCCGAATTTGGGGAATTCTCATTTCCTGAGGCACATTCAGGATTTCCCTGCTGACACATCCCAGCGGGAGAAAATCCAAGGGGCTGCTCTGACCCTCCGGAAAACCCCACAGCTGGGAGGGGGTGCCTCCAACAAGGCTTTCATCCCAGGATCACCCCAAAGGACTGGGATcattcctctccctccctgcagagcagagctgggccccCCCACATCAgccaaatccccaaaaaaagtCCTGAAGAAGCGGCCATTGTCTGGTTTTCTTTAATAAAGATAGGAAGGATTTGTGTTTTCCTGTTAAGGCAaggatctgctgctgctgctcggcTCAGGGGGCAGCTCTGATtacacaaaaaaagcaaaattacacCTCAAACTAAAGGATTACATTTTAGAGACcattcagaattaaaaaaccaaaccaaactcaACCCAAAAATAAATTCCACACGGTTTCCTTCTGATTCCCTGTCCTGAGTCCAGTTCCACACCAGATTCTGAGGTACAAGACAATAAATTAAAAGTTCATTCCAACTGCGGGATCGCCCGATCGACCTCAATGCGACGTCTTCTTCACCCCCTTCCCGAATTTGGCATCGAGCCCAAGGCCTGGCAGGAGACAAAACACGACTTTGAGCTCTTCAAACCGGCAGGGagatgggaattttgggaaaaaaccaGCTGAACATCCCCAAATTCACCCACGGAGTGAGCTGGGGGGAAGGGACCGAATGGATCCGCCGCTCCCACGCTCCCTGCAGAGGCTCCGTGGGTttgaggagctgccagggcagggagcccGGGGATTTTGCCCCCAGACTCACCCAGGAACACCAGGACGGTGCCCACCCACTGCATGGGGCTGATGGGGTTGGCAAAGAGCACCACGGAGGCCAGGATGGTGAAGAACTTGCGGGTGGTGGTGATGATGGAGCACGTCAGGGGCCCGAAGTACACCACGGTCATGAAGATGAAACTCTGCCAGAGCACAGCCCCTGtcactggcactgccagggcaggcagccagGGGGAAATCCCAAAAGATCTCCCTTCAGATCCTGGCTTCTCCTGGGTTAAAGTGGGTTTGTGGCATCCTGGGACGGGCTGGAGGGGCCTTGGAGCTCATCCAGGGATGCTTCCCCtatcccagcctggcctggggcagccacaggttccctgggaattccatcccagcccctgccagggaagCAAAGCCCACCCCAAATCCCGTCCCTGAGCCCCGACCTGGCCCAGGGCGCTGGTGAGGCCGAAGAGCAGGATGTTGGAGATGATGCTGGGATAACGCTCCGTGAAACTCAGGAACTCCCAGAGCTCCCCCGTGAACAGGATCCCTGGAAAacagccaggaggagcagcctgcATGGGGATCCCACCCTCGTGGGCTCAGAACCCCAAACCAGGCAGTGAACCCCACAAACTCCTGCAGGAAacaccagcagcagaagcaatcGCCCTCCTGGTTAATTAGTGAAAGAAAGATCATTAACTGGGATCAAATTCCAAGGGAACAGTCCCCAGCAATTAATCAGGAGTGCtaatcctggaatggttgggtggggagggaccttaaagctgctgcagtgccaggggcagctcccagccctgctgggctccagctggtgctgccagctgcagaggagctgagcccagcgaggggcagggctgggcctcGAGCagaaacccaaaaatccccaagagAACCAAGGCCAGAGGGCTCCAGGGCAGGGCCTGGAGCCAGCCCGGCTCCTCACCTGCCCCCAGGAAGAGCGTGGACCAGAGGTTGACGTTGAGCATCATGTGGTTGGAGCCTGTCTGGTAGTGAGCCCTCATGTGGTCCTGGGACACCCCCGTGAGCCCGTCCAGGGTCAGCGACAGCAGCTGGGCAGACAGACACACGGACAGGGCACACCGTCAGGTCCCCAGGGAAAATGGCAACCCCCCTTTGACagcagggaccagcagggattgtcaggggggctgcaggagctcccagggCACACCCggcctgctgcagccccagggcacacCTGGGAGCATCCCCGGAGAGGGGGAATCCCACCTGGGAGCCCGGGGGTATCCTGGGGGAAATCTCACCCGGGACCCCAGGGTTTATGCCAGGTGTAAATCCcacctgggagctgggatttaTCCTGGGGTAAATCCCACCTGGGACCCTGGGTTTATCCCAGGTGTAAATCACATCCGGGAACTTTGGTTTATCCCAGGTGCAAATCCCACCTGGGAGCCCAGGTTTATCCCAGGTGAGGGGTAAATCCCACCTGAGACCCCAGGGTTTATCCTGGGGTAAATCCCAGCCGGGAGCCCAGGGCTTATCCCAGGTGCAAATCCCACCTCAAACCTTGGAATTTATGCCATGTGAGAATAAATCCCACCTGAGTGTTTATCCCAGGAGTAAATCCCACTCTCAGGAGTAAATCCCCCCACCCTGAAGCCCTGGAATTTATCCCAGGTGAGGAGCAAATCCCACCTGAGTGCTGGAATTTCTTCCAGGAGTAAATCCCCCCAGAACCCCAGGATTTCTTCCAGCAATAAATCCCACCTGAGTCCCCCGGGGCTCCTGCCAGGTGCCACCCCCGAGCCCCAGCCCCGTGGGGTCCCCGTGGGGTCCCTGCActcaccaggagcagctccccgtAGCCAAAGACGTGCtcggtgtcccctgtccctttCTTGGGCTTGTAGAGGAACAGGGCCACCCCCGCCACGatgagcagcacgcacaggtaCTTGGCTGGGGGGTACCTCTTGCGCAGCAGGGTCACCCCCAGCAGCATCACTGGGAAAAGGGAGGTCAGGAACTGCCCCTAAATCCACTCACAGGAATTAAATCCCCTAAAAAATCACCCCCAGCATCATcactgggaaaggagaggtcAGGAACTGCCCCTAAATCCACCCACAGGAATTAAATCCCCTAAAAAATCACCCCCAGCAGCATCACTGGGAAAAGGGAGGTCAGAAACTGCCCCTAAATCCACTCAGAGAAATTAAACCACTAAAATATCATCCCCAGCAGCGTCACTGGGAAAAGGGAGGTCAGGAactgccccaaatccacccacaGGAATTACATCCCTAAAAAATCACCCCAGCAGcatcaaaccccccaaaactggGCAATTCCCTTACCTGGGATGGGTTTGCAGGACTTGCCCAGGACCTGGGGAGGGAAGAGGGGCGTTACTGACCCACAGCCCAAAGTGAGACCCCAGAGTGACACCCCCAGAAATGAGACCCCCAAAAAT is a window of Passer domesticus isolate bPasDom1 chromosome 27, bPasDom1.hap1, whole genome shotgun sequence DNA encoding:
- the SLC35B1 gene encoding solute carrier family 35 member B1, whose product is MRPPGAPRDVALEVPPALSGPAANMGASAAAALPERLRLPVCFLGVFACYFYYGILQESITRGRYGEGAKQERFKYALTLVFIQCVINAAFAKLLIRLTEAARPDRTRGWLYGACSLSYLGAMVSSNAALQFVSYPTQVLGKSCKPIPVMLLGVTLLRKRYPPAKYLCVLLIVAGVALFLYKPKKGTGDTEHVFGYGELLLLLSLTLDGLTGVSQDHMRAHYQTGSNHMMLNVNLWSTLFLGAGILFTGELWEFLSFTERYPSIISNILLFGLTSALGQSFIFMTVVYFGPLTCSIITTTRKFFTILASVVLFANPISPMQWVGTVLVFLGLGLDAKFGKGVKKTSH